A genomic region of Fusarium falciforme chromosome 4, complete sequence contains the following coding sequences:
- a CDS encoding Alpha-1,2-Mannosidase, which yields MRLSCASWLLLGSFIPALSAVPSPTPLSTESIDPKHFVSEHASNKERRRAVKEAFNFSWRNYAKYAMPHDSLRPLDKSYEDDRNGWGVTAVDALSTAIIMHEKETVNEILEFIKTIDFTTTAKENELISLFESTIRYIGGLISAYDLLNGPYKSLASSNPSSIKILLDQAESLAKSLSVAFTTPTGVPDGIVVFNPTYRKGGYTTNSIAGTGTLVLEWTRLSDLLSEGTYANLTQHAEKYLLNPKPESGEPFPGLVGTQVSLETGDFVDSRGGWGASSDSFYEYLIKMYVYDPVAFEEYKDRWVLAADSSIKYLASHPSTREDLTFLSKFSNRTTDPTSGHLDCFSGANFILGGLVLENKRYTDFGLKLAESCYHTYASTPTGIGPEAFRWIDAAASSSQVPAQYEAFYLKSGFWPTSSVYILRPETLESVYYAYRATRDTKWQDRAWDAFLALNESCRVEGGFAGLRDVMNATRGYTTKMESFWLAETLKYLYLTFLGDDGEEVHVDGKGMRFVFNTEAHPLQVRNFGRK from the exons ATGCGGCTCTCTTGCGCCTCCTGGCTCTTACTGGGGAGCTTTATTCCTGCCTTATCAGCTGTCCCATCCCCCACCCCGCTCTCCACGGAATCAATTGATCCCAAACACTTCGTCTCTGAGCACGCCTCCAACAAGGAGAGACGACGAGCTGTCAAGGAAGCGTTCAATTTCTCGTGGAGGAATTATGCCAAGTATGCAATGCCCCATGACTCGCTTCGTCCATTGGATAAGTCTTATGAAGATGATCG CAATGGATGGGGCGTCACGGCTGTTGATGCGTTGAGTACGGCCATTATCATGCACGAAAAAGAGACGGTGAATGAGATTCTTGAGTTTATTAAGACAATTGACTTTACTACGACGGCCAAGGAGAATGAGTTGATTTCACTCTTTGAATCGACAATCCGCTACATTGGAGGCCTTATCTCAG CTTACGATCTTCTCAACGGCCCCTATAAATCCCTCGCCTCATCAAACCCATCTTCCATCAAAATCCTTCTAGACCAAGCTGAGTCTCTCGCAAAGTCACTCAGCGTCGCATTCACAACCCCGACCGGTGTCCCCGAcggcatcgtcgtcttcaaccCAACATACCGCAAGGGTGGCTACACGACCAACTCCATCGCCGGCACGGGCACCCTCGTCCTTGAGTGGACGCGTCTCAGCGACCTGCTCAGCGAGGGCACCTACGCGAACCTCACCCAGCACGCAGAAAAATACCTGCTGAATCCCAAACCTGAGAGTGGTGAGCCGTTTCCGGGGCTTGTGGGTACCCAGGTTAGTCTCGAGACGGGAGATTTTGTCGATTCTCGCGGCGGATGGGGCGCGAGCTCTGATTCCTTCTATGAGTACCTGATCAAGATGTACGTGTACGATCCCGTCGCGTTTGAAGAATACAAGGATCGTTGGGTACTTGCCGCGGACTCAAGCATCAAGTATCTCGCCTCTCATCCCTCCACCCGCGAGGACTTGACCTTCCTATCCAAGTTCTCCAACCGAACAACGGACCCCACCTCTGGCCACCTTGATTGCTTCTCCGGCGCCAACTTCATCCTCGGCGGTCTGGTTCTCGAGAACAAAAGGTACACAGACTTTGGCCTAAAGCTGGCAGAGTCGTGTTACCATACTTACGCCTCAACACCCACCGGCATCGGCCCCGAAGCCTTTCGCTGGATCGACGCTGCGGCGTCCTCCTCGCAAGTACCCGCCCAGTACGAAGCCTTCTACTTAAAATCCGGATTCTGGCCCACTTCAAGCGTGTACATCCTCCGTCCCGAGACATTGGAAAGCGTGTACTACGCCTACCGCGCGACGCGGGACACAAAGTGGCAGGACCGTGCGTGGGATGCGTTTCTGGCGTTGAATGAGAGCTGTCGAGTAGAGGGCGGGTTTGCGGGATTGAGGGATGTTATGAATGCGACTAGGGGGTATACGACTAAGATGGAGAGTTTTTGGTTAGCCGAGACCTTGAAGTACTTGTATTTGACCTTCTTGGGCGATGACGGGGAGGAGGTGCATGTTGATGGGAAGGGGATGAGGTTTGTGTTTAATACGGAGGCGCATCCTTTGCAGGTTCGGAATTTCGGGAGGAAGTAG